The proteins below come from a single Serinus canaria isolate serCan28SL12 chromosome 6, serCan2020, whole genome shotgun sequence genomic window:
- the GPR26 gene encoding G-protein coupled receptor 26 produces MSIWELLLAFLVVLLMLVALLANVLVLMCFLYSADIRKQVPGLFILNLTFCNLLMAVSSMPLTLAGIIYKSQPAGDQVCLAVGFLETFLTTNSMLSMAALSIDRWIAVVFPLSYHSKMRYRDAALILSYTWLHSASFPIVAASLSWVGFHHLYASCTLYNKRPEDRTQFVIFTGVFHALSFLLSLVVLCFTYLKVLKVARFHCKRIDVITMQTLVLLVDIHPSVRERCLEEQRRRRQRATKKISTFIGTFILCFAPYVITRLVELSSVVHINSHWGIISKCLAYSKAVSDPFVYSLLRHQYKKTWKDIINKILKRSSINSSALAGEPRTRNLPQLNE; encoded by the exons ATGAGcatctgggagctgctcctggctttcctggtggtgctgctgaTGCTCGTGGCCCTGCTGGCCAACGTGCTGGTGCTGATGTGCTTCCTGTACAGCGCCGACATCCGCAAGCAGGTCCCGGGATTGTTCATCCTCAACCTCACCTTCTGCAACCTGTTGATGGCCGTCTCCAGCATGCCCCTGACCCTGGCCGGGATCATTTACAAAAGTCAGCCGGCAGGAGATCAGGTCTGCCTCGCTGTGGGCTTCCTGGAGACTTTCCTCACCACCAACTCCATGCTGAGCATGGCAGCTTTGAGCATTGACAGGTGGATCGCTGTGGTCTTCCCTCTAAGCTATCACTCCAAGATGCGGTACCGAGACGCCGCTCTCATCCTCAGCTACACGTGGTTGCACTCGGCGTCCTTCCCCATAGTGGCAGCTTCTCTCTCCTGGGTGGGTTTCCATCACCTCTACGCCTCCTGCACGCTCTACAACAAGAGACCAGAGGATAGGACACAGTTTGTGATTTTCACTGGGGTCTTTCACGCCCTcagcttcctcctctccctggtAGTGCTGTGTTTCACATATCTCAAAGTGCTGAAGGTGGCACGGTTCCACTGCAAGCGCATCGACGTGATCACGATGCAGACCCTGGTGCTGCTCGTGGACATCCATCCCAG CGTGCGGGAGCGGTGTCTCGAGGAGCAGAGGAGACGGAGGCAGCGGGCGACGAAGAAAATCAGTACCTTCATTGGTACCTTCATCCTCTGCTTTGCACCTTATGTAATCACAAG aCTCGTTGAATTATCCTCTGTGGTCCACATCAACTCCCACTGGGGGATCATTTCCAAGTGCTTGGCTTACAGCAAAGCTGTTTCAGACCCTTTTGTGTACTCTTTGCTGCGGCACCAGTACAAGAAGACGTGGAAGGACATCATAAACAAGATCCTCAAGAGGAGCTCCATCAACTCCTCGGCGCTGGCGGGCGAGCCGCGCACCCGGAACCTCCCGCAGCTGAACGAGTGA